Genomic window (Marinobacter fonticola):
GGGTTGACGAAGGTCTTTCCGGGATGATGCTGCGCACGATTATGGCGCTGATTCTGAGTATTCCCCTCTCGCTGACCGCCTTCCTGATCGCTGACGACTGGTTGTGGTACCTGGGGGGCGGCGGCATTATTACTACAGCGTCGGTTTTTGGCTTCTTCCTTCTCGGCATATTCCGAACGGTGTTCTTCACGGTGGTCGGCGATGAAGCCTTTAAGCGCGATGTGCTGGTACTTGGTGCAGGCTACCGGGCCAAACAGCTACTGGAAGATTTGCGCACGCCGTTTAACCGTAAAGGTTTCAATCTTGTAGGATTCGCGCCTATACCCGGCGAGCCGGTTGAAGTTCCTGCTCAGCATCTGATAAATGTATCCGGGTCGTTGCACAGGTACGTTCTCAATAAGCCCGTAAGAGAGATTGTCGTTGCCGTGGATGACCGACGCAAAGGGTTGCCCATGGAGGATTTGCTGGAGTGCAAAATGGAGGGGGTTCGGATTGTCGATGGTGCCGCATTCTACGAGCGGGAATCGCGCAAGGTGGCGCTTGAGATGATTACCCATGGGTGGCTCGTTTTTTCCGACGGCTTTACGGTATCTTCGGTTGCAGGCGCTGGTAAGCGGGCGTTAGATATACTCACATCCGCCGCTCTTCTGCTGGTATCCAGCCCTCTGATTTTATTGACGATACTTGCAATCAAGATCGAAGACGGGCTATCGGCGCCGATTTTCTATAGCCAGGAACGTGTCGGCCTCGGCGGTCGTGTGTTTAAAGTGCATAAGTTCCGCTCCATGCGGACGGATGCCGAGAAAGACGGCGCTGTTTGGGCGAGGAAGAATGATACTCGTGTCACTCGGGTCGGCGAGTTCATTCGTAAGGTGCGCATCGACGAATTGCCGCAAATCTTTAACGTGCTGAATGGCACAATGGCGTTTGTGGGACCGCGTCCGGAACGTCCAATGTTCGTCGAGCAACTGGCAGAGAAGATTCCTTTTTACAACGAGCGGCATCGCGTGAAGCCAGGAATCACGGGTTGGGCCCAATTGTGTTTTGCCTACGCGGATAACGAAGAAGACAGTCGCGAGAAGCTTAGGTACGACCTTTATTACATTAAAAACCAGAGTCTCTTGCTTGATTTGCTGGTTATTATCCAAACAGTAGAAGTGGTATTGTTCAAGAAAGGTTCAAGGTAGGGTTAAAGGTCGATAGGGGTTGCTGAACAGGCGGCTAGAACGCAAGTCACGCGGAATGCGCCGTAACCAAAACCGCCTTGTTTCGCGGACTTCGGTCGAGTATCAGGCGAAAGCTAATTCATTCATTGATCCAATAAATTGTAGTGGGGAAAACAAATGGCACGGACGTTAGTTGCTGCATTTGCAGTGTTAACCTTACTTCTCTCCGGCTGTGTATCTACTCCGGCGTCATCGCCTGAAAAGATTCGTCAGGCGCTTAATGTCAAAAAGCAGGGCGTTGACCAGTACATCCTGGGGCCTACCGATGTCGTTCAAGTGTCCGTATGGCGTAATCCGGATTTAAGCGCCTCCGTGCCGGTTCGTCCAGATGGGCGGATCTCGGTACCGCTGGTCGGGGACGTCCAGGCGTCCGGCAGAACACCTGAGGATCTTGCGCAGTCCATTGAGGATGAATTGGCGGAATACATCCGGGAACCTCAGGTCAGTATCGTCGTCACCGGTATGGGCAGCCATGAGTTTACCGATCGTGTCAGAGTTACCGGCGCGGTCCAGGGCCCTATGTCTATGCCACATCGTTCCGGCATGACGGTGATGGATGTTGTGTTGCAGGCCGGCGGCGCGAACGAGTTTGCGGACCTGGACGATGCCAGGCTTTACCGCAAGATGGACAATGAAGCTGTTTCGATACCCGTCAACCTTGATGCCATCCTGAATCGCGGTGATATCAAGACCAATTACCTGTTGCAACCGGGTGACATTCTAACGATTCCCGAAAGGGATTTCTGAGTCATTCAAGATTGTCGCGTGTCCGTTACGAGCACGCGACTGAAGTAGTTGATAACGGTTTTGAAACCAGTAACGCATTAGTTGGACTATCGATATGGCGCTTCCTCTATCCCAACTGCCTGGTGAAATCATTCGCGAAGTTCGTGGTCGTAAATGGCTTGCACTGGCTGTTTTTGCGATCGTCAGTTTTGGCGTACTCGCGTTAGGTTTTATATGGCCTTATAAGTACCAGTCTCAAGTGGTGATCTACGTCGATGACGAGAACATTATCCGCCCCTTGATGGAAGGTAGTGCGGTTACCACAGAAATTAACGAACAGGCCTCCTCTGCCCAGCAGCTGCTGTGGAGCCGTAACGTTATGGAGCAGCTAGCGACCAACAAAGACATTTTCGGCAGTGGCGCAGCGGAATTGTCGAACGCGCAAATTGAAGGTCGTGTTCAGTGGCTCCGGCAAAATCTAAGCGTTGAAACTCAAGGTGAGGACTATTTCGGCATACAGTATCGCTCGGAAAGCCCACAGCAAGCGTTCAAAATTGCTCAGCAACTCGGCCAGTTGTTTATTGAAGAGTCCTCCAGGCGCAAACGCGTGGAGAGTAGAAATGCTTACGAGTTCATCGATAATCAGGTTAAGAGCTACGAGCGTCAGCTCTCTGAGGTTGAAGGTCGGATGAAGAGCTTCTTGTCAGAAAATGTCGATGGCACCGAGCAAGAAGCCAATAACCGGCTCGCAAACCTCCGTAGCCAGCTTGAACTGGCTCAGTTGGATAGAAAGGAACTCAACACGCGAGTGAATTCCCTCGAAAGCCAACTGCAAAACGTAAGTTCCACGTTTAGTCAGAAACAAACGGTGGATTCCTTCCAGAACCGAATCGCGAATCTTCAGGATCAGCTCGACTCCCTTAGGCTGAAGTATCACGATTCATATCCAGATATTGTCATTCTTGAGGAGCAAATTGCTGAACTCAAACGTCAGCGTGAGAATGCCTTAGCGACCGGTGCGGATCTCTCGCGGACCGTCCAAGGCCAGCAAATTGTAAACCCCCTTTACCAGGAGCTGAGCGCCGAGTTGGCTACGGTAAGAACCAACATCGCAGCTGTTGACACGCGCATCAATTCGTTGGATGCGTTGATTGGCGAGCAAAAGCAGCGCATGGAGCGAATCCAGGGCAATAAAGCTCAGTATTCCGATATTACCCGTGACATGGCTGTTAATAAGGAAATCTACGACGACCTCCTGAAGCGGCGTGAGAAAGCGCGTGTATCCATGCATCTCGATGTCGAAGGGCAGGGCCTGAACTATCGGATCAATGAATCTGCCCGGTATCCTTTAACGCCGTCCGGACCTCAGTTCTTCCAATTCGCGGCTATTGGGTTGTTCTTGGGTGCTCTAGCACCTTTCGGGGCCGTAGCTGGACTGTTGCAGATCGATCCAAGGGTGAGAGCCAAGGCTCAACTCGAGGACGAGGTTGGTCTACCAGTGCTGATCGAAATCCCCAAAGTTAGAACGCCCTTCGAGAGAAGACGCGACCATCGTGTGACGCTAGCGGTTGGCGTGAGCGCGGCGGTTGTGGCCATTGGTTATATTGCGATCGCGGTCGCCTCTGTCATGGGAGCGTTGTAATGGCAGAATTCCCTTCAAATCGTGGATTCAGTCCGTCAAACGACGAAAGTGCCGACCCAGCCATCGAAGAAGGCCGTGAGCTGACTTCGAAGCAGTCATCGGAACTGCGCGCTAGGGATTCGGACGGCAATAAGGATACGACGCCGGCCAAGAAGCAGGACTCCGACGTGTCCTATAACGATTGGGATGATTCCCGCCTGCTGGTTCCCAGTTCACTCGAGCTTGGCGCCGGCGCCGTTGACAAGTATGTCATCAGCAAGCAAATACGGCGTATGCAGGAGCCGCGCAGGCTGACAAACGATGATCTCGACGAACGGCGGATTATTTATCCCGAGTCGCCGGATCGCGATCTAGTCAATCGGTTCCGTAACTTGCGGACGAAGCTGCTGGAGGTTTCCGGAGGCAACAATTTTACGCTTGTCGTAACAGGAGCCGGCGAAAGCGCAGGCTCCTCGTTTACCGCCTTAAATCTGGCAGCGGCCTTCGCATTCGATCAAGCTAAAACGGCGCTGATTATCGACTGTAACCTGCGCGAGCCGGCGTTGCACAGCATGCTTGATATGGCGCCTGAGTCCGGACTGACGGATTTTCTGGATGAGTCGGATTACGACATCGGCCGCATTATTTATCCTACCGGTATCCCTCGTTTGCGCTTGATTCCTGCGGGCAGCCGGCGGGAATCGCCTGGTGAGTTCTTTACCTCGTTTCGGATGAAGCAGTTTCTCCAGGCGGTCAGGCGCCGTTACCCGGACCGTTTCATCATCCTCGACACTGCGCCGGTTACCGAGACTCCCGACGCTCGCATTCTAACCGAGCTGTGCGACTACGCGATGCTGGTGGTGCCACATGGCAAAGTAACCGCGTCGACCGTCGAACAGGCGGCAGGTGCATTCAATCCGGATAAGTTTGCCGGGGCGATTATTAATGGTTAGAAGCAATGGATCAGGGACGATTCGACGTCTCGCAGTCGCGTTATCAGGTACGGTAATCGTGTCAACAGTGTGCGCGGATCCGGTACAGATCGAACTGGGTTTGGACAATCGGTATAGCGATAACGTCACGCGCTCTGATACAAACGAACAAAGCGATCTGGAAACCCGAGTGAACGTAGGTGTGCGGCATTATGCCGAGCCAGGGCAATGTATGTCGGATCTTTCGGCGGACCTGGGCTACGGGATGTATCTTGACGATACCTACGATCCGGAAAACTATATTACGTTGGATTGGTTTGGCAACTGCGAGATTACTGATCGGCTTTATTGGGATGTATCCAATTCGACCCGGGACGTCATTCAGGATTCGCGTAGTGCGGCAACGCCTGACAACACGACCCGCCGCAACATCTTCAGGACCGGGCCCCGGTACACGTTGAGACTGAGTCCGCGTCACTATATTGACCTCGCTGCCGAGTATGAAAACGAGCAGTACGAGAGTTCGGACGAGCCGGATAGCGAGGGCGTCAGTGGGACGGTCGCGTGGCGGCATCTGTTCTCGCAGACGTTAACCGGAGGTCTTCGTTTCACGGCGTCGGATAAAGAGCTGGATACAGACGAAGACATAACGACGGAAACAGCTTCGGCCTTCTTCAATAAAGTTTTTTCAACCACGCAGGTTAGCGGGTCTATCGGTGCTACAAGACTTGAGACCGAGGTCGATGGTGATGTGCTGGTATCCGAGGGTATCACTGGCGATATCAGGATTGACCGGGAAATCACCGCCACAGCTTGGTCCTATCTTGAGGCTAGCCGGCGCATCACGGACGACACTTCGGACTACGATTTCGAGTTCGACGGCGTTACGTACGGCATCGAGCAGCGAACAGCGGTTGAAATTACGTCCTTTCGTGTAGGCCTGCGCAAACAGTTTGGCGACACCTCCAACCTCGATACATCCCTGGTTGCGGATCGTTCCGACGAAGTTGCCACCGGTATACGCGAAGACAGGGTTGCCGTGGAGGCGCTTTATCGCCGCCCCATTACCGGCTTTCTCGACTTCACCGCAGGCTCCCAGCTCGCCTATCTGAGTTACACTGACGACAATTCCGAAGATCAGCTGTTTAACGTTGATGTGGGCCTTTCTTATCAATGGGCTCGTGATTTGAGCCTGCGGGGCGAAATCGGTCACAACCGTCGGGCAAGTGACATAGGCAGCCGGGAGTACGTCGAGAATTGGATCTTGGTCGGAATTGAATACCAGGTTCGGTAGAGATCCGCGTTTTCTCAAGGAACTGAAATGAATCAGCCACTGAATGCATTAACCGTAGATGTTGAAGATTATTTCCAGGTTGCCGCGTTGGCTGAGGCTGTATCACGGGACGACTGGGATTCCATGGAATACCGTGTCGAGCAGAACACCGATCGGCTGCTGGCGCTGTTCGATCAACAACACGTCAAGGCGACCTTCTTCGTTTTGGGTTGGGTGGCAGAGCGTTCGCCGGACCTCGTTCGGCGTATCAAAGCTGGCGGTCATGAAATTGCGAGCCATGGATACAGTCACCAGTTGATTTACAACCAGCAGCCGGATGTCTTCCGCGAAGAAACCCGGCGCTCGAAGCAAATCCTTGAGGATATTTTAGGCGAGCCCATTCATGGCTACCGGGCGGCCAGTTACTCAATTACCGCACAGTCCAAGTGGGCGCTGGATATTCTCTGTGACGAAGGCTTTACTTGGGATTCATCGATTTTCCCGGTTCACCACGATCGTTACGGTATGCCGGGAACCCCTGAAAAACCCTATGTTCTTGAAGCGCCGTCCGGTGGCTTGTTGAAAGAGTTTCCACTTTCGACCTGTCCGGTAGGAAACTACCGCCTTCCCATCGCCGGTGGAGGTTACTTTCGGCTCTATCCTTATTTTCTGAGTCGCTGGGGGTTGGGAAAGATAAACCGGGCAGGGGAGCCTTTTATTTTCTATCTTCACCCCTGGGAAGTGGATCCTGGCCAGCCACGATTAAAGGCCAGTGCGTTCTCACGCTTCCGGCATTACAACAATTTGTCGGTGT
Coding sequences:
- a CDS encoding porin family protein, whose protein sequence is MSTVCADPVQIELGLDNRYSDNVTRSDTNEQSDLETRVNVGVRHYAEPGQCMSDLSADLGYGMYLDDTYDPENYITLDWFGNCEITDRLYWDVSNSTRDVIQDSRSAATPDNTTRRNIFRTGPRYTLRLSPRHYIDLAAEYENEQYESSDEPDSEGVSGTVAWRHLFSQTLTGGLRFTASDKELDTDEDITTETASAFFNKVFSTTQVSGSIGATRLETEVDGDVLVSEGITGDIRIDREITATAWSYLEASRRITDDTSDYDFEFDGVTYGIEQRTAVEITSFRVGLRKQFGDTSNLDTSLVADRSDEVATGIREDRVAVEALYRRPITGFLDFTAGSQLAYLSYTDDNSEDQLFNVDVGLSYQWARDLSLRGEIGHNRRASDIGSREYVENWILVGIEYQVR
- a CDS encoding P-loop NTPase family protein is translated as MAEFPSNRGFSPSNDESADPAIEEGRELTSKQSSELRARDSDGNKDTTPAKKQDSDVSYNDWDDSRLLVPSSLELGAGAVDKYVISKQIRRMQEPRRLTNDDLDERRIIYPESPDRDLVNRFRNLRTKLLEVSGGNNFTLVVTGAGESAGSSFTALNLAAAFAFDQAKTALIIDCNLREPALHSMLDMAPESGLTDFLDESDYDIGRIIYPTGIPRLRLIPAGSRRESPGEFFTSFRMKQFLQAVRRRYPDRFIILDTAPVTETPDARILTELCDYAMLVVPHGKVTASTVEQAAGAFNPDKFAGAIING
- a CDS encoding TIGR03013 family XrtA/PEP-CTERM system glycosyltransferase, coding for MAHVRLFRHYIHLPFVILGLIDFIVLVCAFSLAVFFRFFGDVSFFTQSITYIYPSALVFAGLNLLVMTAIGVHQSRVDEGLSGMMLRTIMALILSIPLSLTAFLIADDWLWYLGGGGIITTASVFGFFLLGIFRTVFFTVVGDEAFKRDVLVLGAGYRAKQLLEDLRTPFNRKGFNLVGFAPIPGEPVEVPAQHLINVSGSLHRYVLNKPVREIVVAVDDRRKGLPMEDLLECKMEGVRIVDGAAFYERESRKVALEMITHGWLVFSDGFTVSSVAGAGKRALDILTSAALLLVSSPLILLTILAIKIEDGLSAPIFYSQERVGLGGRVFKVHKFRSMRTDAEKDGAVWARKNDTRVTRVGEFIRKVRIDELPQIFNVLNGTMAFVGPRPERPMFVEQLAEKIPFYNERHRVKPGITGWAQLCFAYADNEEDSREKLRYDLYYIKNQSLLLDLLVIIQTVEVVLFKKGSR
- a CDS encoding XrtA system polysaccharide deacetylase, translated to MNQPLNALTVDVEDYFQVAALAEAVSRDDWDSMEYRVEQNTDRLLALFDQQHVKATFFVLGWVAERSPDLVRRIKAGGHEIASHGYSHQLIYNQQPDVFREETRRSKQILEDILGEPIHGYRAASYSITAQSKWALDILCDEGFTWDSSIFPVHHDRYGMPGTPEKPYVLEAPSGGLLKEFPLSTCPVGNYRLPIAGGGYFRLYPYFLSRWGLGKINRAGEPFIFYLHPWEVDPGQPRLKASAFSRFRHYNNLSVCFDRLQRLLKDFRFGTVSEVMDSLDLNAAPVKV
- a CDS encoding XrtA system polysaccharide chain length determinant, whose amino-acid sequence is MALPLSQLPGEIIREVRGRKWLALAVFAIVSFGVLALGFIWPYKYQSQVVIYVDDENIIRPLMEGSAVTTEINEQASSAQQLLWSRNVMEQLATNKDIFGSGAAELSNAQIEGRVQWLRQNLSVETQGEDYFGIQYRSESPQQAFKIAQQLGQLFIEESSRRKRVESRNAYEFIDNQVKSYERQLSEVEGRMKSFLSENVDGTEQEANNRLANLRSQLELAQLDRKELNTRVNSLESQLQNVSSTFSQKQTVDSFQNRIANLQDQLDSLRLKYHDSYPDIVILEEQIAELKRQRENALATGADLSRTVQGQQIVNPLYQELSAELATVRTNIAAVDTRINSLDALIGEQKQRMERIQGNKAQYSDITRDMAVNKEIYDDLLKRREKARVSMHLDVEGQGLNYRINESARYPLTPSGPQFFQFAAIGLFLGALAPFGAVAGLLQIDPRVRAKAQLEDEVGLPVLIEIPKVRTPFERRRDHRVTLAVGVSAAVVAIGYIAIAVASVMGAL
- a CDS encoding XrtA/PEP-CTERM system exopolysaccharide export protein, which encodes MARTLVAAFAVLTLLLSGCVSTPASSPEKIRQALNVKKQGVDQYILGPTDVVQVSVWRNPDLSASVPVRPDGRISVPLVGDVQASGRTPEDLAQSIEDELAEYIREPQVSIVVTGMGSHEFTDRVRVTGAVQGPMSMPHRSGMTVMDVVLQAGGANEFADLDDARLYRKMDNEAVSIPVNLDAILNRGDIKTNYLLQPGDILTIPERDF